A section of the Flavobacterium sp. CG_23.5 genome encodes:
- a CDS encoding dual specificity protein phosphatase family protein, whose protein sequence is MEKNKKIIGFSILAIILFFVGKEIYDMNINHNFETITEGKVYKSGVIPPEELESYVTKYHIKSIVDLRFPGTTDLKNNPEIPAELTAEKEVVSKIKGVNYFNNGSDQVPKQENLDLFFKIMDNKDNYPVLIHCYHGIGRAEMYSALYRIEYENFTNEAARQGVRTLIKFSSFDDGTPKGEYLKAYQSRKEVAAKKN, encoded by the coding sequence ATGGAAAAAAATAAAAAGATAATAGGGTTTTCAATACTTGCTATAATTTTATTCTTTGTGGGGAAAGAGATTTATGATATGAATATCAATCATAATTTTGAGACGATTACGGAAGGAAAAGTATACAAATCTGGGGTTATTCCGCCGGAGGAATTAGAAAGTTATGTTACCAAATATCATATAAAATCTATTGTTGATTTGCGTTTTCCGGGAACGACAGATTTAAAAAATAATCCTGAAATCCCTGCGGAGTTAACCGCTGAAAAAGAGGTCGTATCTAAAATCAAAGGCGTTAACTATTTTAATAATGGTTCCGATCAGGTTCCAAAACAAGAAAATTTGGACCTGTTTTTTAAAATAATGGACAACAAGGATAATTATCCGGTCTTGATCCATTGTTATCATGGTATCGGTCGTGCCGAAATGTATTCCGCACTGTACCGAATTGAGTATGAAAATTTCACCAATGAAGCCGCGCGTCAGGGAGTACGAACACTAATAAAATTCAGCTCGTTTGATGATGGGACTCCAAAAGGGGAATATTTAAAAGCCTATCAATCCAGAAAAGAAGTAGCAGCAAAGAAGAACTAA
- a CDS encoding acetyl-CoA carboxylase carboxyltransferase subunit alpha: MEYLDFELPIKELEDQLDKCLVIGQESDVDVTNTCKQINKKLEETKRSIYKNLTAWQRVQLSRHPSRPYTMDHVRALCGETFLELFGDRGFKDDKAMIGGLGKIDGQSFMIVGQQKGFNTKTRQFRNFGMANPEGYRKALRLMKMAEKFGIPVLTLVDTPGAYPGLEAEERGQGEAIARNIFEMVRLKVPIITVIVGEGASGGALGIGVGDRVYMMENTWYSVISPESCSSILWKSWEYKEQAAEALKLTSTDMKKQKLVDDIIPEPLGGAHYDRQTAFKTVEQYIMKGFNELKDLSTEELIAQRMDKYSKMGEYKE; encoded by the coding sequence ATGGAATATTTAGATTTTGAACTTCCAATAAAAGAACTAGAAGATCAGTTAGATAAATGTCTAGTTATTGGTCAAGAATCAGATGTTGATGTAACGAATACTTGCAAGCAAATCAACAAAAAACTAGAAGAAACTAAAAGGAGTATTTATAAAAATTTAACAGCTTGGCAACGTGTTCAACTATCGAGACACCCAAGCCGTCCTTATACAATGGACCATGTTCGGGCGCTATGTGGCGAAACTTTCCTGGAACTTTTTGGTGACAGAGGTTTTAAAGATGATAAAGCCATGATTGGTGGTTTAGGAAAAATTGATGGTCAGTCTTTTATGATTGTAGGTCAACAAAAAGGATTTAATACTAAAACGCGTCAGTTCCGCAATTTCGGAATGGCGAATCCGGAAGGGTACCGCAAAGCATTGCGATTGATGAAAATGGCAGAGAAATTTGGCATTCCTGTTTTGACTTTAGTTGATACTCCGGGAGCCTATCCAGGTCTTGAAGCAGAGGAACGCGGACAAGGTGAAGCAATTGCTAGAAACATTTTTGAAATGGTTCGTTTAAAAGTGCCAATTATTACGGTTATTGTTGGAGAAGGAGCATCAGGTGGAGCATTAGGAATAGGTGTGGGAGATAGAGTATACATGATGGAAAACACATGGTATTCTGTTATTTCACCGGAATCATGTTCTTCTATTCTTTGGAAAAGTTGGGAGTATAAAGAGCAAGCTGCTGAAGCTTTGAAATTAACTTCCACTGACATGAAAAAACAAAAATTAGTCGATGATATTATCCCGGAACCATTAGGTGGAGCGCATTACGATAGACAAACTGCTTTCAAAACCGTGGAGCAATATATAATGAAAGGTTTTAATGAATTGAAAGACTTATCAACAGAGGAATTAATTGCCCAAAGAATGGATAAATACAGTAAAATGGGCGAGTACAAGGAATAA
- the dnaB gene encoding replicative DNA helicase has product MENFKNINPVKIDKSTIINLEKGKLPPQVLDLEEAVLGAMMIDKKGVDDVIDILQPDAFYKDAHKYIFEAIVQLFTETQPIDLLTVSAQLRKNAKLDLAGGDFYLIQLTQKISSSAHIEFHSRIILQKYIQRSLIRISSEIIEESYDETTDVFELLDKAESKLYEVTQGNVKRSSETAQSLVLQAKKRIEEIAGQEGLSGVETGFEKLDKVTSGWQPSDLIIIAARPGMGKTAFVLSMARNVAIDSGKAVALFSLEMSSVQLITRLISSETGLSSEKLRTGKLEKHEWEQLSTKVKDLEKAPLYIDDSPSLSIFDLRAKARRLVSQHDVKIIIVDYLQLMTAGGNGKGGGNREQEISTISRNLKALAKELNVPVIALSQLSRAVETRGSSKRPLLSDLRESGAIEQDADIVSFIYRPEYYKIDEWDDDEQSPTAGQAEFIIAKHRNGSLENVRLKFIGNLGKFDNLEDHSGGYDDLPSKMNHDENAFITKSFPSANEAFGSNLNDDDDSDVPF; this is encoded by the coding sequence ATGGAAAACTTCAAAAACATAAACCCAGTAAAGATCGATAAATCAACAATAATAAACCTGGAAAAAGGGAAATTACCTCCTCAAGTTTTAGATTTGGAAGAGGCAGTCCTTGGTGCCATGATGATTGATAAAAAAGGGGTTGATGATGTAATTGACATTTTACAGCCTGACGCATTTTATAAAGATGCACATAAATATATTTTTGAAGCTATTGTTCAGCTTTTTACAGAAACGCAGCCTATTGACTTATTGACCGTTTCTGCCCAACTTAGAAAAAATGCGAAATTAGATTTAGCGGGCGGTGATTTTTACTTAATCCAGCTTACGCAAAAGATTTCCTCTTCGGCTCATATCGAATTTCACTCGAGAATTATTCTTCAAAAATACATTCAACGGAGTTTGATTCGGATTTCATCAGAAATCATTGAAGAATCCTACGATGAAACGACTGATGTTTTTGAATTATTAGATAAAGCCGAATCTAAATTATACGAAGTTACTCAAGGAAATGTAAAAAGAAGTTCCGAAACGGCTCAGAGTTTAGTATTGCAAGCCAAAAAACGAATTGAAGAAATTGCCGGTCAAGAGGGATTAAGTGGAGTAGAAACTGGTTTTGAAAAATTAGACAAAGTTACTTCAGGGTGGCAACCAAGTGATTTAATTATTATTGCGGCGAGACCGGGTATGGGTAAAACGGCATTTGTACTTTCTATGGCAAGAAACGTTGCGATAGATTCAGGGAAAGCGGTCGCCTTATTTTCGCTAGAGATGTCCTCTGTTCAGTTGATTACAAGATTGATTTCATCTGAAACTGGCTTGTCGTCTGAAAAGCTTAGAACTGGAAAATTAGAAAAACATGAATGGGAGCAATTAAGTACCAAAGTAAAAGACTTAGAAAAAGCACCACTATATATTGATGATTCACCGTCGCTTTCCATTTTTGATTTAAGAGCAAAAGCAAGACGTTTGGTTTCACAACATGATGTAAAAATTATTATTGTAGATTATTTGCAATTGATGACGGCCGGTGGAAACGGAAAAGGAGGAGGAAACCGTGAACAGGAAATCTCGACCATTTCCAGAAACTTAAAAGCATTGGCAAAGGAACTAAATGTTCCCGTAATTGCACTTTCTCAGTTGTCGCGTGCTGTTGAGACTCGTGGATCCAGTAAAAGACCATTGCTTTCCGATTTACGTGAATCGGGTGCAATCGAGCAAGATGCTGATATTGTTTCGTTTATTTATCGACCTGAATATTATAAAATTGACGAGTGGGATGATGATGAACAATCACCAACTGCTGGTCAAGCCGAATTTATTATTGCCAAGCACAGGAATGGTAGTTTAGAAAACGTTCGTTTGAAGTTTATAGGAAATCTGGGTAAATTTGATAACCTGGAAGATCACAGTGGCGGTTATGATGATTTGCCTTCAAAAATGAATCATGATGAAAACGCTTTTATAACCAAATCTTTTCCTTCGGCAAATGAAGCTTTTGGAAGTAATTTGAATGATGATGACGATAGTGATGTCCCGTTTTAG